In Campylobacter sp. VBCF_01 NA2, one DNA window encodes the following:
- a CDS encoding M23 family metallopeptidase: MYRNRSRINPKIFIFLILTLAIAYGVFHFLTSPKFEQNPPKIEIADEIYWNLISPLKVKISDDTGVKSIKVSLNDGENLTPLKDEEYGISQKELEVAVEFPKNLILNKDKKYKLHIEAGDISAWNFTKGNKTDKVVNIIIDNKKPLINLVANSYKITKGGSAVVVFSATDEMLDEVFIRTNYGKIFQATPFVKEGYYASLVAWPANEDEFRAEIVATDKAGNVSSSQIRYFYSDKKYKVSQIKLSENFLSGKVSDLASQHAQNFNSMSDLDKFKFVNETLREQNAKDLHAFTSRVHEDMISEFSLRPFYPLAKGAAVASFADHRLFFLNSEQVSESWHMGLDLASVANADIKESNYGVVVFLQDNGIYGLNLGVYYGFGVYGVYAHCSNSALSVGDQVKPNDILAQTGATGFAFGDHLHFGIVVQGVEVRPEEWMDPKWIKDNVSDVLESAKKVIEKGK, from the coding sequence ATGTATAGAAATCGAAGCAGAATAAATCCTAAAATTTTCATTTTTTTAATACTAACTTTGGCGATAGCTTATGGAGTTTTTCATTTTTTAACCTCTCCTAAATTTGAACAAAATCCCCCTAAAATCGAAATTGCAGATGAAATTTACTGGAATTTAATCTCGCCTTTGAAGGTTAAAATTTCAGATGACACAGGCGTAAAATCAATAAAAGTAAGCCTAAATGACGGGGAAAATTTAACTCCGCTAAAAGATGAAGAGTATGGTATAAGCCAAAAAGAGCTAGAAGTCGCAGTTGAATTTCCAAAAAATTTAATCCTAAACAAAGATAAAAAATACAAACTACACATCGAAGCTGGCGATATTAGCGCGTGGAATTTCACCAAAGGCAACAAAACCGATAAAGTCGTAAATATAATCATCGACAACAAAAAACCTTTGATAAATTTGGTCGCAAATTCGTATAAAATCACCAAAGGCGGCTCGGCTGTGGTTGTTTTCAGTGCGACGGACGAAATGCTAGATGAGGTTTTTATCCGCACAAATTATGGTAAAATTTTTCAAGCTACGCCGTTTGTCAAAGAGGGGTATTACGCTTCGCTTGTAGCCTGGCCGGCAAACGAAGATGAATTTCGCGCCGAAATCGTAGCAACCGACAAGGCTGGCAATGTTAGCTCGTCGCAGATTCGCTATTTTTACAGCGACAAAAAATACAAGGTCTCGCAAATCAAACTTAGCGAAAATTTTCTCTCAGGCAAGGTTAGCGATCTAGCCAGCCAACATGCGCAAAATTTCAACTCTATGAGCGATTTGGATAAATTTAAATTTGTAAATGAGACTTTGCGCGAACAAAACGCCAAGGATTTGCACGCATTTACGAGCAGGGTGCATGAGGATATGATAAGCGAGTTTTCGCTTCGTCCGTTTTATCCACTTGCAAAGGGCGCTGCAGTAGCGAGTTTCGCCGATCACAGGCTGTTTTTCTTAAATAGCGAGCAAGTTAGCGAGAGTTGGCACATGGGGCTTGATCTTGCTAGCGTGGCAAATGCAGATATCAAAGAGAGTAATTATGGCGTGGTCGTGTTTTTGCAAGATAATGGAATTTATGGCCTAAATTTGGGCGTTTATTATGGATTTGGAGTTTATGGCGTGTATGCGCACTGCTCGAATTCAGCCCTTAGCGTGGGCGATCAGGTCAAACCAAACGATATCTTAGCCCAAACTGGCGCCACTGGCTTTGCCTTTGGCGATCATTTGCACTTTGGCATAGTGGTTCAGGGCGTGGAAGTAAGGCCAGAGGAGTGGATGGATCCGAAGTGGATCAAAGATAATGTTAGCGATGTGCTCGAAAGTGCGAAAAAAGTTATCGAAAAAGGAAAATAA
- the thrB gene encoding homoserine kinase: MIIKIPATSANLGPGFDALGLSLELFNEVEICENSFHCISLNGYGSEKAWLKKNNAFLNIFREIYTKLGGNPNQNFKISFQNNIPFSRGLGSSSAVIVGAIAAAYYMRGFSVDRGKILNLALEYENHPDNIAPATYGGFVSSITSGKNVYSQKCEIDADIKAIVVIPDTPMPTNESRGKLPKSFTIKDCVSNLSHAAFLTACFMKKDYDSLRLACVDKMHEEVRMSALPELFSVREVAYANGAIMSSLSGSGSTFLNLAHASDAQKIKNALVDKFKNFKVEILNIDNNGFNIS, translated from the coding sequence TTGATTATAAAAATTCCCGCCACCAGCGCAAATTTGGGGCCAGGCTTCGACGCACTAGGACTTAGTTTAGAGCTTTTTAACGAAGTAGAGATTTGCGAAAACAGCTTTCATTGTATCTCGCTAAACGGATATGGAAGCGAAAAGGCGTGGCTTAAAAAAAATAATGCGTTTTTAAACATTTTCCGCGAAATTTACACCAAACTAGGCGGAAATCCAAACCAAAATTTCAAAATTTCATTTCAAAACAATATCCCATTTTCGCGCGGTCTTGGAAGCTCGTCGGCTGTGATAGTCGGAGCAATCGCGGCAGCGTATTATATGCGCGGATTTAGCGTGGATAGGGGCAAAATTTTAAATCTCGCCCTAGAATACGAAAACCACCCTGACAATATTGCCCCGGCGACTTATGGCGGGTTTGTTTCGAGCATAACTTCTGGCAAAAATGTCTATTCGCAAAAATGCGAGATCGACGCTGATATCAAGGCTATCGTCGTTATCCCGGATACGCCAATGCCTACAAACGAATCTCGCGGAAAATTGCCTAAGAGTTTTACTATCAAAGATTGCGTGAGCAACCTTTCGCACGCTGCGTTTTTGACAGCCTGTTTTATGAAAAAAGATTATGATAGTCTAAGGCTTGCTTGTGTGGATAAAATGCACGAGGAGGTGCGTATGAGTGCGCTACCTGAGCTGTTTAGCGTGCGCGAAGTGGCTTATGCAAATGGCGCGATTATGAGTTCGCTCAGCGGTAGTGGCTCGACATTTTTAAATTTAGCCCATGCTAGCGACGCGCAAAAGATAAAAAATGCGCTGGTGGATAAATTTAAAAATTTCAAGGTAGAAATTTTAAATATAGATAATAACGGCTTTAATATTAGCTAA
- the rbfA gene encoding 30S ribosome-binding factor RbfA, giving the protein MNAHEVRRLRTASVLKELIPQALSQLDDEFLHGLCVTDVECKRGRYDAFVYLDKMGLDEREQELILAKLKKVSRFIQNHCMEAEGWFRSPALHFKFDDRLEYQNKMDDLFEKISKDLNKNG; this is encoded by the coding sequence ATGAACGCTCACGAAGTAAGACGACTACGAACCGCAAGTGTCCTAAAAGAGCTTATTCCACAGGCTTTATCGCAGCTTGATGATGAGTTTTTGCACGGGCTTTGCGTAACCGATGTCGAGTGCAAAAGAGGACGCTATGACGCCTTTGTATATCTCGATAAAATGGGCTTAGACGAAAGGGAGCAAGAGCTAATCTTGGCAAAACTTAAAAAAGTAAGTCGTTTTATCCAAAACCACTGCATGGAAGCAGAAGGCTGGTTTCGCTCACCTGCGCTTCACTTCAAATTCGACGATAGGCTCGAATACCAAAACAAAATGGACGATTTGTTTGAAAAAATTAGTAAGGATTTAAATAAAAATGGTTGA
- a CDS encoding glycoprotease: MLVGIYEKNDKILEFSSAPGQKADEFLVEKFSQILKEYKISELIYANTPGSFMGIKVSFVMLKTLSIALNLPLYAVSGFELNGFSPIRANKAFSYIYENGEIKMAKLEPAPMKLPQNLSTLNKSNDILPNYIIDAV, translated from the coding sequence GTGCTTGTCGGTATTTACGAGAAAAATGACAAAATTTTAGAATTTTCTAGCGCGCCAGGGCAAAAAGCCGATGAATTTTTGGTAGAAAAATTTTCTCAAATTTTAAAAGAGTATAAAATTTCAGAGCTTATCTATGCGAATACACCCGGCTCTTTTATGGGCATAAAAGTTAGCTTTGTAATGCTAAAAACGCTTAGTATCGCCCTAAATTTGCCACTTTACGCGGTCAGTGGATTTGAGCTAAATGGATTTTCGCCGATTAGGGCAAACAAGGCATTTTCATACATTTACGAAAATGGCGAGATAAAAATGGCAAAATTAGAGCCTGCTCCTATGAAATTACCGCAAAATTTATCAACTTTAAATAAAAGCAATGATATACTACCAAATTACATTATTGATGCAGTTTAG
- the rimP gene encoding ribosome maturation factor RimP, with amino-acid sequence MVDLNALASECGLEFYDCETASENGKTIYRVFVTKTGGVSLEDCERLSRILSPIFDVEPPVSGEYFLEVSSPGLERKLSKMEHFSKSVGELVKITTSEKDKICGKILKFEDENLFLATTDGEICIKFSDIKKAKTYIEW; translated from the coding sequence ATGGTTGATTTAAACGCCCTTGCCAGCGAGTGTGGGCTGGAATTTTACGATTGCGAAACAGCTAGCGAAAACGGCAAAACGATTTATAGAGTTTTTGTGACTAAAACTGGTGGCGTGAGCTTAGAAGACTGCGAAAGACTAAGTCGCATTTTATCGCCGATTTTCGATGTCGAACCGCCTGTTTCGGGCGAGTATTTTTTAGAAGTATCAAGCCCGGGGTTAGAGCGCAAACTAAGCAAAATGGAGCATTTTAGCAAAAGCGTGGGTGAGTTAGTCAAAATAACCACGAGCGAAAAAGATAAAATTTGCGGAAAAATCCTTAAATTCGAAGATGAAAATTTATTTTTAGCCACTACTGACGGCGAAATTTGCATTAAATTTAGCGATATAAAAAAGGCGAAAACTTATATTGAGTGGTAG
- the infB gene encoding translation initiation factor IF-2: protein MAEGVKISDIAAELGYASKDIIEKAQEMGYTKVKTASNKVSNEEAAAIYEYIQTGILPESLKPKSSAKKAPAKPKKQSEAKKDEPKKTQSKKTEPKVENSQSKEPKSELKPEPKEEKPHSQPKSETKIEAKAEVKTEPKSKPEAQTPQINSGESLASESLQKRRGLVIVKKKKDTEAPKVEKPSESREKVSASLEAIFSNAELNLKKKKAEKKKIAVSKKEDTQKIDLVSDHELADIVIDDDEDMVVLPDLTVKPIQVENKTKTKNQPNIYKGSQTQFYGNDTGISRGSRKKHKKVIKKDDEQSVTSVNIPKEIRVYEFAEKIKKQPSEIISKLFLLGMMTTKNDFLDEDAIEILAEEFGIEVNIVNEAEEFDYVKAYEDEIVEENLTTRAPVITIMGHVDHGKTSLLDFIRNSRVVSGEAGGITQHVGAYMVEKNGRNITFIDTPGHEAFTSMRARGAEVTDIVIIVVAADDGVKPQTKEAVNHAKAAGVPIIIAINKMDKENANPDLVKTGLAELDIMPTEWGGSYEFVPISAKTGMGIEDLLEIVLLQADLLELKADKTRQAKATIIESSLQKGRGPVATVIVQNGTLKVGDTVVAGVAYGKVRALNDDKGKKLSSIAPGECGVIIGLSEVPEAGETLIGVGSDKEAREYASRIYEHQRQKELSKSTKVTIDELSAKIAEGELKSLPVIVKADVVGSLEAIKASLEKLRNDEVKVNIIHSGVGGITQNDVGLASASENCVILGFNIRPTGEVKEKAKERGVEIKTYNVIYNLLDDVKAILGGLMSPIIREEDLGQAEIRQVINVPKIGQIAGCMVTEGSIQRGAKIRVIRDGVVVFEGNISSLKRFKDDAKEVAKGFECGVGIDGYNDMRVGDFIESFKEKEEQATL from the coding sequence ATGGCTGAGGGAGTTAAAATCAGTGACATCGCGGCTGAGCTTGGATACGCAAGCAAAGACATCATCGAAAAAGCGCAAGAAATGGGCTATACTAAGGTCAAAACCGCGTCAAACAAGGTAAGCAACGAAGAAGCAGCGGCTATATATGAGTATATTCAAACAGGAATTTTGCCAGAGTCTTTAAAGCCAAAATCCAGTGCTAAAAAAGCCCCTGCGAAACCAAAAAAGCAGAGCGAAGCCAAAAAAGATGAGCCTAAAAAAACTCAGAGCAAAAAAACAGAGCCAAAGGTTGAAAATTCTCAAAGCAAAGAGCCAAAGTCTGAGCTAAAACCTGAGCCAAAAGAGGAAAAGCCGCACTCTCAACCAAAAAGTGAAACGAAAATCGAAGCAAAAGCCGAAGTTAAAACCGAGCCAAAATCCAAGCCCGAAGCGCAAACCCCTCAAATAAATAGTGGTGAGAGCCTAGCTAGTGAGAGTTTGCAAAAGCGCCGTGGTTTGGTGATAGTCAAAAAGAAAAAAGACACCGAAGCACCAAAGGTGGAAAAACCAAGCGAAAGCCGCGAAAAGGTAAGTGCTAGCTTGGAGGCGATTTTCTCAAACGCTGAGTTAAATTTGAAAAAGAAAAAAGCTGAAAAGAAAAAAATCGCCGTTTCTAAAAAAGAAGATACCCAAAAAATCGATTTGGTTAGTGACCACGAACTAGCGGACATTGTCATCGATGATGATGAAGATATGGTAGTTTTGCCGGATCTCACCGTCAAGCCTATCCAAGTCGAAAACAAAACAAAAACCAAAAATCAACCAAATATCTACAAAGGTTCGCAAACGCAGTTTTACGGGAACGATACGGGTATTAGCCGTGGAAGTCGCAAAAAACATAAAAAAGTCATCAAAAAAGACGACGAGCAGAGCGTAACTTCTGTAAATATCCCAAAAGAAATTCGTGTTTATGAATTTGCCGAAAAAATCAAAAAACAGCCTAGCGAAATCATTTCAAAGCTATTTTTGCTCGGTATGATGACGACTAAAAACGACTTTTTGGACGAAGATGCGATTGAAATTTTGGCAGAAGAATTTGGCATTGAGGTAAATATCGTAAATGAAGCCGAGGAATTCGACTATGTCAAGGCTTACGAAGATGAGATCGTAGAAGAAAATTTAACTACAAGAGCGCCAGTAATTACCATTATGGGGCATGTCGATCACGGAAAGACTAGTTTGCTTGATTTCATTAGAAATTCACGCGTCGTAAGTGGCGAAGCAGGTGGTATCACCCAACATGTGGGTGCCTATATGGTCGAGAAAAACGGACGAAATATTACATTTATCGATACCCCGGGACACGAAGCATTTACATCTATGCGCGCCAGAGGTGCCGAAGTTACCGACATTGTTATCATCGTGGTTGCGGCAGATGATGGCGTAAAACCACAAACAAAAGAAGCCGTAAATCATGCGAAAGCTGCAGGCGTGCCGATAATCATCGCTATCAATAAAATGGATAAAGAAAATGCAAATCCTGATTTGGTAAAAACAGGACTTGCGGAACTTGATATAATGCCGACCGAGTGGGGCGGAAGCTATGAATTTGTGCCGATTTCAGCTAAAACAGGTATGGGAATTGAAGATTTGCTTGAAATCGTCTTGCTTCAAGCCGATTTGCTTGAATTAAAAGCCGACAAAACTCGCCAAGCAAAAGCAACTATTATCGAAAGTTCGCTTCAAAAGGGTCGCGGTCCTGTCGCCACCGTCATTGTGCAAAATGGCACACTAAAAGTCGGCGACACAGTTGTAGCTGGTGTGGCGTATGGAAAGGTTAGAGCTCTAAATGATGATAAAGGCAAAAAGCTAAGCTCGATTGCTCCGGGTGAGTGTGGCGTTATCATCGGTCTTAGCGAAGTCCCGGAAGCCGGTGAAACGCTAATTGGCGTTGGAAGCGATAAAGAAGCAAGAGAGTATGCGAGCCGAATTTACGAGCACCAACGCCAAAAAGAGCTATCAAAATCTACAAAAGTTACAATCGACGAACTAAGCGCAAAAATCGCAGAAGGCGAGTTAAAATCGCTTCCTGTTATCGTAAAAGCCGATGTGGTGGGCTCTCTTGAAGCCATTAAGGCAAGTTTAGAAAAACTTCGCAACGACGAAGTTAAGGTAAATATTATACACTCAGGCGTAGGCGGTATCACGCAAAACGATGTAGGGCTAGCAAGTGCGAGTGAAAACTGCGTGATTTTAGGCTTTAATATCCGCCCGACAGGCGAAGTCAAAGAAAAAGCCAAAGAACGCGGTGTAGAGATAAAAACTTACAATGTCATTTATAACTTGCTTGACGATGTCAAGGCGATTTTGGGCGGATTGATGAGCCCGATTATCAGAGAAGAAGACCTTGGTCAAGCTGAAATTCGCCAAGTCATCAATGTGCCAAAAATCGGACAGATTGCAGGTTGTATGGTTACAGAAGGCTCGATTCAAAGGGGAGCTAAAATCCGCGTAATCCGCGACGGCGTGGTGGTTTTCGAAGGAAATATCAGCTCACTTAAACGCTTTAAAGATGACGCAAAAGAGGTCGCTAAGGGCTTCGAGTGTGGTGTCGGTATAGACGGATATAACGATATGCGCGTTGGGGATTTCATCGAAAGCTTCAAAGAAAAAGAAGAACAAGCCACGCTATAA
- the lpxC gene encoding UDP-3-O-acyl-N-acetylglucosamine deacetylase, whose product MRQRTIAKKVHSVGIGLHKGEPIRLTLEPLEAGSGIVFYRSDLGVSFKATPQNVVNTQMATVVGNEKGYVSTIEHLMSAISSYGIDNIRIIVDANEIPVMDGSSASFCMLLDEAGIKELDTNKKVIIIKRDVEVKEGDKFVRLSPSARPKFDYTIKFANPIIGTQHHVFEFSKKAYIKEISRARTFGFLKDVQALRSMGLALGGSLENAVVIDDNKILNPEGLRYENEFVRHKILDAIGDLALSGAPILGDYTSFAGSHDLNHKLTEAVFSDAKNYELVELNAQIVREYQKAFA is encoded by the coding sequence ATGAGACAAAGAACAATAGCTAAAAAAGTCCATAGTGTCGGTATCGGATTGCATAAAGGTGAGCCAATCAGACTTACATTGGAGCCTTTGGAAGCAGGTAGCGGAATAGTATTTTATAGAAGCGACCTTGGAGTTAGTTTTAAAGCAACGCCCCAAAATGTCGTAAATACCCAAATGGCCACTGTCGTGGGCAACGAAAAGGGCTATGTCTCTACGATAGAGCACCTAATGAGCGCGATTTCAAGCTATGGAATCGACAATATTCGCATTATCGTCGATGCGAACGAAATCCCTGTAATGGACGGAAGCTCGGCGAGTTTTTGTATGCTTTTGGACGAGGCTGGGATCAAAGAGCTAGATACGAATAAAAAAGTCATTATCATCAAACGCGATGTCGAGGTCAAAGAGGGCGATAAATTCGTCCGCCTAAGCCCAAGTGCAAGGCCTAAATTTGATTATACGATTAAATTCGCAAATCCGATTATCGGCACACAGCACCATGTCTTTGAATTTAGCAAAAAGGCTTATATTAAAGAAATTTCTAGGGCTAGAACTTTTGGATTTTTAAAAGATGTTCAAGCGCTTCGTTCTATGGGGCTAGCACTTGGTGGAAGCCTAGAAAATGCCGTCGTAATCGACGATAATAAAATTTTAAACCCAGAGGGTTTGCGCTATGAAAACGAATTTGTCCGCCATAAAATTTTAGACGCTATCGGCGATTTGGCACTTAGTGGAGCTCCTATTTTGGGTGATTACACATCATTTGCTGGAAGCCATGATCTAAATCACAAGCTCACCGAGGCTGTATTTAGCGACGCTAAAAATTATGAATTAGTCGAGCTAAACGCGCAAATCGTAAGAGAGTATCAAAAAGCTTTCGCGTAA